A region from the Fibrobacter succinogenes genome encodes:
- a CDS encoding metal ABC transporter ATP-binding protein: protein MSNNKPLIKCHQLTLGYGNKNIVNSFDYEINAGDYLCIIGRNGCGKTTFLRGLAGVLRPKAGKIELRDNLQRKQIGYLPQITVTQKDFPASVEEIVLSAFQGKSLLLPFYGRALRERASECLALTRTENLRKACFRELSGGQKQRVLLARALCAAERMLLLDEPVTGLDPESSQNMYNIIKELHEQKKMTIVMVTHDVEASTKYATRILNFNEIMQ from the coding sequence ATGAGTAACAATAAACCTCTTATTAAATGTCACCAGCTTACGCTCGGTTACGGGAACAAAAACATCGTCAACAGTTTCGATTACGAAATCAACGCAGGCGATTACCTTTGCATCATCGGTAGAAACGGTTGCGGAAAGACAACATTCTTGCGCGGGCTTGCAGGTGTATTGCGCCCCAAAGCCGGCAAAATCGAACTTCGCGATAATTTACAGCGAAAACAAATTGGTTACTTGCCGCAAATTACGGTTACGCAAAAGGACTTCCCAGCTTCTGTCGAAGAAATCGTGCTTTCGGCATTCCAGGGCAAAAGTCTGCTGCTCCCATTTTACGGTCGCGCCCTCCGGGAGCGCGCCAGCGAATGTCTGGCGCTCACCCGAACCGAAAACTTGCGGAAAGCGTGTTTCCGCGAGCTTTCGGGTGGCCAAAAGCAACGCGTGCTTTTGGCGAGGGCGCTCTGCGCCGCCGAACGCATGTTGCTGCTAGACGAGCCCGTTACCGGCCTTGATCCCGAATCTTCGCAAAACATGTACAACATCATCAAAGAACTTCACGAGCAAAAGAAAATGACAATCGTGATGGTCACGCACGACGTAGAAGCATCAACAAAGTACGCCACAAGAATACTCAATTTCAACGAAATAATGCAATAA